One stretch of Saccharopolyspora erythraea DNA includes these proteins:
- a CDS encoding DUF2218 domain-containing protein: MVHARAEVPTDKPERYGKQLASHLGRRCGVADEDGGVRITLPAESGAGSCLLAYRPGVLELRAEAEDAEVLDRVRDVVGRHLERFGQRDSLVVRWQPM; the protein is encoded by the coding sequence ATGGTCCACGCTCGCGCGGAGGTCCCCACCGACAAGCCGGAGCGCTACGGCAAGCAGCTCGCCTCGCACCTCGGGCGGCGCTGCGGTGTCGCCGACGAGGACGGCGGCGTCCGGATCACCCTGCCCGCCGAGAGCGGCGCGGGCAGCTGCCTGCTGGCCTACCGGCCGGGCGTGCTCGAGCTGCGAGCCGAGGCCGAGGACGCCGAGGTCCTGGACCGGGTTCGCGACGTGGTCGGCAGGCACCTGGAGCGCTTCGGGCAGCGGGACTCGCTGGTCGTGCGATGGCAGCCGATGTGA